The genomic region CCCGGAGGAGATCATGGCGGAGGCCGAGCCGGTCATCCGGGCCGTGCTGCCGGACGCCAACGTGCCGGTGTCGATCCGCAGCGGCGGCGTTCCCGTGGTGCACGGGCCGGCCGCGGAGCTGACCTCGGTCCTCGACACCTGGCTGGCCGCGCATGCCGACGGGATCGCCTGTGTCATCGGCGACCCCACGTTCCGGCCGGCGTCGTCCCGCGTCCGGTCGCTGACCCCGGAGCTGTCGAAGGGGCTGGAGTTCGACCTGGTCGTCCTCGTCGACCCGCAGGACTTCGGCACGGGCGTCGAGGGAGCGGTCGACCACTATGTCGCGATGACCCGGGCGACCCAGCAGCTCGTCGTCCTCACGAGTTCCTGACACGGGCTCCGGCCGGGGCCCTCCCGCAGTGGGGGCCCCGGCCGGAGGTTCAAGGGGGTGTCCGCATCTCTACGCGGCCAGCTCCTTGCGGATGCGGTCCAGCATGAAGGCCGACGACTCCCGGGCCCGCTCCTCCCAGGCGAAGACGCAGGACGTGGCGACACCGTCGAAGCCCAGCTCGCGCAGCGTGCCGAAGAAGGCGTCCCAGTCGACCTCGCCCTGGCCGATGTCGAGGTGCTGGTGGACACGGGCGGGGGTGCCCGGCGGGTTGAGGATGTAGCGCAGGCCGGACGAACCCTTGTGGTTGAAGGAGTCCGCGATGTGCACGTGCTGGAGCTTGTCACCGGCGTAGCGCATCATCGCCGGGATGTCGGCGCCGACCTCCGAGGCCCCGGAGAGGTGGAAGGAGTGCGGGGCGCAGTACAGGTAGTTCACCCACGGCTTGTTGATCGCGCGGACGAGATCGACGGCGGGCGTGTTCTCCTCGCAGAAGTCGTCCGGATGCGCCTCCAGGTTCAGAGCGATGCCTTCGCGCTCGAACACTGGGAGCAGCTCCTCCAGCGAGCGCCAGAAGGCGGCCTCGCTCTCGGCGGCGCGCTCGGGGCGGCCGTTGAACTCCGAGTTCATCAGCGGGCATTCGAGCTCGACGGTGATCTCGATCATCCGCTTCCAGTAGCGGACGGCGGCCTGCCGCTCGGTCTCGTCCGGCGAGGACCACTTGTACAGCGGCAGAACCGAGGAGAGCTGGACACCATGGGTGCGCAGCGCGTTCTTCAGCTCCGCCACCCGCGCGTCGTCCGCCCGCGGGTGCAGGAAGAACGGCATGAAGTCCTCGCGCGGCGACAACTCGATGTACTCGTAACCGAGTTCGGCGACCGTGCGCACCATCTCGTCGATGGGCAGGGCGCGGAACATGTAGGGGTCGAGGGCGATCTTCACGCGGTGCCTCCGTAGAACGCGGGGCGGGGCTTCATGTCGGTGGTGACGAGCTCGCCGCCGGACTCCAGGGACCGGACGGCGGCGTCGGTGATGACCGTGGCGGCGTAACCGTCCCAGGAGGACGGGCCGGTGGGCTCGGTGCCGGCCGCCACCGACGCCACCCACTCGCGGAACTCGGTGTCGAAGGCCTCCGCGAACCGGTCCTTCCAGTCCTGCAGCACGTTCGTGCCGTGCCGGGCCGCCGTGCGGACCCCGACGGCCGCCGGGTCGGGCAGCCGGACGAGGCCGTCCTCGCCGACGACCTCGCACTGGATGTCGTAGCCGTACTGGCAGTTGACGAAGACCTCCAGGTCGATCCGGACGCCCTCGGACGTCTCGAAGATCATGATCTGCGGGTCCTTGAGATGCGGGAACCGCTTGCTCGTGGCACGCGGCGTGACCACCTGGGCGGAGACGATCTCGTCGTCGAGCAGCCAGCGCAGCACGTCGATCTCATGGACCGCCGTGTCCTGGGCGGCCATGGCGGAGTGGTACGACTCCGGCACGGTCGGGTTGCGGTGGGCGCAGTGCACGATCAGCGGGGCCCCGAGGGAGCCGGTCGACAGGACCTCCTTCATCTGGCGGTAGCCGGCGTCGAAGCGGCGCATGAAGCCGACCTGCACCAGGCGGCGGCCCTGCGCCCGCTCGGCCTCGACGATCCGCAGACAGTCCTCGGCGGTCGTGGCCAGCGGTTTCTCGCAGAACACCGGCTTGCCGGCCGCGATCGCGTTCAGGACGTGCTCGGCGTGGGTGGGCCCCCAGGAGGTGACGAGGACGGCGTCCACGTCGGGGGAGGCGATGAGATCCGCGCCGGTGGGCAGCGCGGTGGCACCCACCCGGGCCGCCACCTCGGCGGCGCGCAAGGTGTCGATGTCGGTCACGGCCGTGACGGCGGCCCCGGTGACGACTTCGGTGAGCCGCCGGGTGTGGTCCTGGCCGATCATTCCGGCGCCGATGACGCCTACGCGTACGGTCATGGTGAACTCCTTGCAGAAGATCAGAAGGTCAGGAGAAACGCGTCCGGAGCTCGGCTTCCAGGGTTTCGAGGGTGCGGCCCTTGGTCTCGGGGACGTACAGCTTCACGAAGGTGAGGGACAGCACGCCCGCGGCCACGAACAGGAAGAACGTGTTGGAGATCCCGATCCCCGAGACGAGGGACGGGAAGACCAGCCCGATCACGAAGTTGGTCAGCCACAGCACCACGGCCGCGATCCCCATGCCGAAGCCGCGCATCCGCATCGGGAAGATCTCCGACAGCATCAGCCAGGTCACCGGGGAGATCGCGCCCTGCTGGAAGGCGAGGAACGTGACCGTCATGGCGAGCACCGCGAACGCCCGCGTGTCACCCGAGGGCAGGACCAGGGAGAAGACGCCGATCAGCAACAGGGCGGCGGTCGTGCCGGCCTGGCCGGTCATCAGCATCGGGCGGCGCGGTACCCGGCCCAGCAGCCAGATGCCGACGAAGGTGGCCAGCAC from Streptomyces chartreusis NRRL 3882 harbors:
- a CDS encoding sugar phosphate isomerase/epimerase family protein, yielding MKIALDPYMFRALPIDEMVRTVAELGYEYIELSPREDFMPFFLHPRADDARVAELKNALRTHGVQLSSVLPLYKWSSPDETERQAAVRYWKRMIEITVELECPLMNSEFNGRPERAAESEAAFWRSLEELLPVFEREGIALNLEAHPDDFCEENTPAVDLVRAINKPWVNYLYCAPHSFHLSGASEVGADIPAMMRYAGDKLQHVHIADSFNHKGSSGLRYILNPPGTPARVHQHLDIGQGEVDWDAFFGTLRELGFDGVATSCVFAWEERARESSAFMLDRIRKELAA
- a CDS encoding Gfo/Idh/MocA family protein: MTVRVGVIGAGMIGQDHTRRLTEVVTGAAVTAVTDIDTLRAAEVAARVGATALPTGADLIASPDVDAVLVTSWGPTHAEHVLNAIAAGKPVFCEKPLATTAEDCLRIVEAERAQGRRLVQVGFMRRFDAGYRQMKEVLSTGSLGAPLIVHCAHRNPTVPESYHSAMAAQDTAVHEIDVLRWLLDDEIVSAQVVTPRATSKRFPHLKDPQIMIFETSEGVRIDLEVFVNCQYGYDIQCEVVGEDGLVRLPDPAAVGVRTAARHGTNVLQDWKDRFAEAFDTEFREWVASVAAGTEPTGPSSWDGYAATVITDAAVRSLESGGELVTTDMKPRPAFYGGTA